cgcatacatacatattcgtttatgtaggtatatgtacaaatacaacggcatatactcgtatgcacatacataaatagtgaaacatatgtatatgcggatATGTATATGCGAACATTATTGATGATACTTTGAGTATCGTTCAATACTTTTTACTACAAAATAAATGACATTTATAATTTGGTAAGAGAAATGAATATTGCAgacattaatattaatttttaactgaAATAAAGTATGTTTAATTACCTTCCTATATAATGTATTTTGTGATGTTTCAtagaaactaaatattttaaagtttcttCTTACTATATACCGATTGAACTCTATTATTACCAGACGCTGCATTTGTGGATTGGGTTCATAGGGGTGCCTTCTGGGCATTTAAATTCCCTAGCAAAATCTTTGGAATTCGAAAGTGTCCCAATGACGCGAAATCGGCCAGGGCTATGTATTGCGGTGTTTAGTTTATTGCGAACAGCTTCTGGTCGCATGGCCCCACACCATACTTGGccaaaattgagaaaaaatagcTGTTCGCCAGTCATATCGATACCGGGAAGTCTCTCATCAGCAGCAGCTTGAGGATTATTTCTCAACCAGTTTTTGTATGCATGGAAAGCTTGGCGTAGACCCCCATTGTCAGCGATATTTTCACCTAcgtaaatataaaacaaaaatcatataagaaataaataaaaaagattttattaaaaatttcactggaaagttcttcatttatttattcatattcaaTGAATTCAATACTTCTGCAGTATATAAGTacgtaaatttataaattatgtcTGGGGTGAACTCCTAGCTACTGAACTGATtttaatcaacaacaaaaaaaaaaaaaataattattataaaagtaatttcgagtaaaatgccaaataaaaaattcgaaattaaacCTTAAATACAAATACCTTGAATTTATATACCGGAAAATGtgctaaatgttttttttaattctgataATAGTATGTTTGTATCTTCAAAATGAGTCGAATCGAATTAAATTCCTAAGATCCCGTACACCTCAttgaacgattttcgaactatCGACTGACCTTGTACcccatatatcggccaatgtatgaattatcttaattaaattGAGTGAGGGTATTTTTCTCCTAACTGTGCATCCCTGTATCcataatagataaaattgggtgaaaacttgcTTTTCCCATATTACTAATAACATGATTTTCACACAtctggttgaatttattttttatactcttggtGATGGTATGGTATGTGAGGTTCCTTAAGAAATTCAATACTACACCTGTATCCCATATACCtaaattttaaaagattttcaaacttccgggcGGCTTTATGCTGCAATATCCCAGTGATCTCAATGAAAAATAgggcgaaaacttgatctaCCCCCATATAAcgaatatcaggattttcgaattgtatgtaaggtaccttaataaaagccagggaatatttttaatagttaatagataaagtcgggtcgatactaccccaacttccacatactacatataatttttCCTGTCTAACTAGCTTAACTTATGCCGCAtatgtcggtcaatgtatgagtTATAATATAACTTGTATACTGTATATTatacagtatatgtatatatagaattgCGTGGATTTCGATCTCTAGTTGGCATTTTACactttaaggtatttccctggctttgattcctgcaagttgcaagagtataaaatgattcacccgaacttagctcatGCTTACTtctttaatataaagatttactAACAGCTGAAGGTATTTCCCCGtctttgatccttgcaagttgcaaaactatgaaatgttcggttacacccttCTTATTTGTTTAAGTTATATTGAATACATattaatattcatacatatgtattaaggcaataaataattaagaaaaaaaaagatttttgttaCTGTTAATGAAATATTGGAAATGATGTATTGGTAACTTACCTTGCGTGCTTTCGCCGTTTAGAGATATGCCCACTTCCCCGACGGTATAGTTACTGTACTGCGAAATTATACAACGTGCTCGTTCATCAAATCCTTTTATTGCCGCATCTGTCCACCATTTGTGTATGCTGCCGTTTCGATCAAATAGCCGGCCTTTATCATCAAAGCCATGGGTCAGCTCATGACCAATCACTACACCTATTCCACCAAAATTTAATGATCTCGGAAAATGACGATGATAGAATGGGGGTTGAAGTATCCCGGCTGGAAACATAATTTGGTTCTTGTTTCGGCTATAGTATGCATTCACAATAGCTGGTGCTGTCTGCCAAGCTGTTTTATTCACCGACTCCTGAATCTTGTTTTGTTCTGTTTTGGCCGTGTGCAAAAGTACATGCAaagtgttttcaaaatatttatcagGATGTATTCGTATACCTGTATACTTTTCGTTAAGCTCAGCAGGGTTTAGTATAAAGTCAGGATAACCAATTTTCAAGGACATTGCATTGACTTTTAGTTCGGCCAAATGCTTGGTATTAGAGTCCAACCAGTCcgtgttttttaatatttcacgaaAAGCTTGTTGTAGTTCGTGTGTCATTTTGAGTGTATCACGTTTACTATTTTCATCGAAATATCTGCGTACAAACATTGAACCGAGAGCCATGCCCATGTTAGTGTTTACTTGCGCTATGCAAACCTTCCACCGTTGGGGGCTCTCTTCTCGGCCAAATAAGGaatgataaaatttttgtttagtgTCTTCGAAACGATCATCAACGTTGTTAATGCGATGACGTACAAATCGCCAAAGCAAATAATTAGATACTGTGGTGGGTTCAGTTGTACGTATGAGGCGAACAAGATCATTCATATAATCTAAAGCATAAATCACCACCTGCTCAGTGTCGCGAACATTGCGATTTTGCAAGATGCTAAGGTAGCGGAGCCAATTAACCTCTGGAACTGCTTCATGCAAATGCTTAAGGGTCATACGGTTGTAAAGCTTAGTTACATTCAGGCGTTGCTCAGCGGGAGCTGTTATGGCTGCGAGTTGTGTTTCGAACACCACAACATCTGCTGCTGTTTTGATTGCACGATCTCGGGAAGCACCCAACTTTTGCATTATCTCAGACATAAACAATTGATATGCTCTCAAATAACGTGAATTCATGTCTTGTAAGTAATATTCGCGCGTAGGTAATCCAAGGCTTGTCTGATCAAACTGAATGACATTTTCGTCAGAGTTTTTAATATCTGGACCTACCCATTCAACGATTAGAATGTCATTATTATAGCGCCGTAGTTGCGCGGTCAAATTTAACCAATCGAAAGTTTGCGAATTCCAGTTCGGATTTAGTACAGGCCATCCACCCAAGCTATCGATCAAATTCAAGAGTGGTTTAATGCCACGTTTTTGAAGAAGATTGGTGTTTATGCAGgattgatataaatattttgcttttagcTGTGCATCATTTGAGTCTACATACTCTGTGAAGCTGCTCTCTTCAGATGAAAGATTACTGAGACTGAAAAGTGTAATCAAACGATTTCGCTTATTTATCGTGGCTTGTTGACGTTTATAACGACGAAGCACTAAGCTTAAGGCATCTCTGTGCTCTATGATGTGTCGTCGGATGCGTGCAGATTTCTCCTTCAGTTGTTTCTCGAGTTGATCAAAGGGTTTCGATGCATCTAATTCTTTTTTCACTGCACTTATAGCGGCAGGTGCTGATGGACCAGATTTTATAATATCTGCATGTGTTTCGATATCATGTTCGTAATTATTATGAGGCATATTTACAATTTTGCTTTGAGCTGTCACCACTTCTGTGATTTCTTTCGATTCTAAAAGTTCCCTCAACACCACATCTAAATTTTCACGCAACATTTCAAATGTGTCAAAGCCAGCTTTATCCTTAGGTATAGGATGCAAACGCTCCCAATTTCCGCaggcatatttataaaaatcagTACAAGGATCAATATGATGgtccatatattttttcattgtcttAGCCTGTGCTATTCGTATTGTCTCCTTCGTGCCCTCTTCGTTCCAGAATGTTTGCAACGCCGAAGTGGATCCAAAAAGTTGTGCATCTTCTTCGCTAAGGGGATTATGTTCTTTGACTGtgtcaaaattattcaaatttatctTGCCACTTTGGGAAACGGCGTCatcaaaaatagttttggatTTGTCGTAACTCATTTTATCAACAGAGGTTCGCCGCGAACGACGTCGCAGTAGTTGCTCAAGCATTTCGTTTATTAAACTAGAATCAGCTTTGACTGAACTTAATCTATCCAAACATTCCCTTGGTATTGCCGTAGTATCTCGTGGAAGGAAAGAGGTTCGCGCATCTTTCATGATATCTCTATCTTCCATTTCTATAGTTTCACTAAG
The sequence above is drawn from the Bactrocera tryoni isolate S06 chromosome 1, CSIRO_BtryS06_freeze2, whole genome shotgun sequence genome and encodes:
- the LOC120782305 gene encoding neprilysin-4, with product MGENAYLDLSKVPFSKSYPLPRVHSSNQQQHNLCRIRKRNMRLGINARTGRLQWCPGVTCNKILIIFPVVLLPITIALILLMRIDNILTAFRTQQEQRQPQQYSFIDDFTNNLLPNKRDVIEDIISEEFILPVDMEKKELIEHERIKRCISFKFGLSETIEMEDRDIMKDARTSFLPRDTTAIPRECLDRLSSVKADSSLINEMLEQLLRRRSRRTSVDKMSYDKSKTIFDDAVSQSGKINLNNFDTVKEHNPLSEEDAQLFGSTSALQTFWNEEGTKETIRIAQAKTMKKYMDHHIDPCTDFYKYACGNWERLHPIPKDKAGFDTFEMLRENLDVVLRELLESKEITEVVTAQSKIVNMPHNNYEHDIETHADIIKSGPSAPAAISAVKKELDASKPFDQLEKQLKEKSARIRRHIIEHRDALSLVLRRYKRQQATINKRNRLITLFSLSNLSSEESSFTEYVDSNDAQLKAKYLYQSCINTNLLQKRGIKPLLNLIDSLGGWPVLNPNWNSQTFDWLNLTAQLRRYNNDILIVEWVGPDIKNSDENVIQFDQTSLGLPTREYYLQDMNSRYLRAYQLFMSEIMQKLGASRDRAIKTAADVVVFETQLAAITAPAEQRLNVTKLYNRMTLKHLHEAVPEVNWLRYLSILQNRNVRDTEQVVIYALDYMNDLVRLIRTTEPTTVSNYLLWRFVRHRINNVDDRFEDTKQKFYHSLFGREESPQRWKVCIAQVNTNMGMALGSMFVRRYFDENSKRDTLKMTHELQQAFREILKNTDWLDSNTKHLAELKVNAMSLKIGYPDFILNPAELNEKYTGIRIHPDKYFENTLHVLLHTAKTEQNKIQESVNKTAWQTAPAIVNAYYSRNKNQIMFPAGILQPPFYHRHFPRSLNFGGIGVVIGHELTHGFDDKGRLFDRNGSIHKWWTDAAIKGFDERARCIISQYSNYTVGEVGISLNGESTQGENIADNGGLRQAFHAYKNWLRNNPQAAADERLPGIDMTGEQLFFLNFGQVWCGAMRPEAVRNKLNTAIHSPGRFRVIGTLSNSKDFAREFKCPEGTPMNPIHKCSVW